In Actinomycetota bacterium, the genomic window GATCGACCCCGGCGCCGAGCATGAACGTCGCGGAAGCGTGGCGCAGATCATGTACGCGCGTGCGGCGGACGCCGGCCCGGTCGCAGAGGGCGACCCACGCCCGGTGTGCTGACTTCGGCTCAAGCTGGGTCCCGAGATGCGTCGTCACCACCAGGTCGGGCCGAACCCAGACCGGCGCCTTCATGCGGTCCCGTTTCTGCCGGGCCTGGTGCTTCCGGAGCGCGGCGACAAGCACGGCGGGAAGCGCGATCGTGGCGGCAGCCGCAGTCGTCTTCGGTCTCGTCTCGATGATCCGGGATCGACGCTTCCCCGAGGCGTCCGGGGCATCTCGGAGCCGAGAGACGGTCCTCGTGATCGTGACCGTCCCCTCGTCGAGGTTCAGGTCGTCCCAGCGGAGCGCCAGCGCCTCCCCCACGCGAAGCCCCAGGGCGACTAGGAGCAGCCACAGGATCGCGAGTCGGTCGCCAGCCGCCGCGCGCATGAGGCGCCGCGTCTCAGCGACCGTAAGCGGCTCCCTGGTCTTCGCCGCTCCGGTCGGAGCCTGGACCACCGCTGCCACGTTCCGGCCGACAAGATCGTCTCTGAGAGCGTCGGCAAGGGCCTTTCTTAGGACAGCGTGAGCGTAGGCGATCGTGCGGGCAGAGAGGCCCCCGGCCGTGACCTTCTCGGCCACCCACCGACGAACCTGCGCCGGCTTCAGTCTGACGAGGGGCACGTCTCCGAGGCCCGGCGTGATGTGCAGGCGGACCATGTCCTGATAGGAGTCGAGGGTGCGCTCCTTGAGACGGCCGGCTGCCACCCTAGGCGGAAGCGTCTCGGCCAGCCACCGCTCGAGGTAGCGGGCGAGCGTGATGTCTCTCCCCGCAAGGATGATCCGGCCGTCTTCGACGGCGCGCTGAAGATCACGTAGACGAGCGCGCGCCTCAGCCTGCGTGCGGCCGTACACGACGCGCCGACGCCCATCCTCGAGCGTGATGGCGCCAACCCATCGGCCATCCGAATCTCGGCGATAGAGAGAGCCCTCTCGGCGACCTCGGCGGCTCATTCGGTCTTCCTTCGAAGAACTTGAACGTGAACGATCTCGCGCCCGATGTTGACGGGGATGTGGACCGGCTCGAGCGGGATCTTGAAGCGCCG contains:
- a CDS encoding tyrosine-type recombinase/integrase, whose translation is MSRRGRREGSLYRRDSDGRWVGAITLEDGRRRVVYGRTQAEARARLRDLQRAVEDGRIILAGRDITLARYLERWLAETLPPRVAAGRLKERTLDSYQDMVRLHITPGLGDVPLVRLKPAQVRRWVAEKVTAGGLSARTIAYAHAVLRKALADALRDDLVGRNVAAVVQAPTGAAKTREPLTVAETRRLMRAAAGDRLAILWLLLVALGLRVGEALALRWDDLNLDEGTVTITRTVSRLRDAPDASGKRRSRIIETRPKTTAAAATIALPAVLVAALRKHQARQKRDRMKAPVWVRPDLVVTTHLGTQLEPKSAHRAWVALCDRAGVRRTRVHDLRHASATFMLGAGVDLKVVQATLRHTKLATTADIYAHVIAEVQRGAADRMDGILAGIVGE